The following DNA comes from Halorhabdus tiamatea SARL4B.
CTCACCGGGCTCCGTGTCGTCGTTCGGCGGCCAGTCGCTGGCGAATCTGCGTTCATACACGGAGAGACGCCGTCGAGGCGGAAAGGCACATCGGATGGGGCCGAGGCGGAAAGGAACATCGGATGGGGCCGAGACTGGAACGGGTAGAGCTCGGTCCGCTACCGGTCACCGCTCGGGATGGACGGGTGCGTCGAACCCACCTCTGACGAGTGGTTTGGCGATGTGGCGGCGGGCACACGGCGGCACCTCGTACCACCCCACCTCCAGATCGCGGTCGATCTCCCGCTCGGCTTTCCCGGCGGTCGTCGTGCCACACTCCCGGCAGCGATACCCCTGGTCCCGGCCGGCGCTCTCCATCGTCCGACCGCAGTCGGGGCAGGTCGGCGTGACGCGCTCGGCCCGGACGAGATCCCGGACGGCGAACTTCTCGAGTTTGAGCGTGCCGTCGCCGACTTCGCCACCGACGGTGACGCGATCACCGACCCGGAGCGCGCGAACCCGGTCGCGAAAGCGCTTGGTCGGCTCGAAGGCGGCGCAGGGCAATTCCTCGCCACCTTCGCCGGCGACCGTGAGAAAGACGTGGCCGCCCTCGCGGGTCTCGGGCGGTTCGGTTACGGTTCCGGTCACCCGGTAGGCTCGGCCGTCCCGGACTATTCCGAGCGTCCCCTCGCGCAGGTGGGCGTCGGTCCCCTGGTTGGTGACGAACAGCGAGGTTCGTTCGATCGGTTCGCTCTCGATGCCGGCGGCGACCTCGCGAACAACGGCAGAGGCGTCGCCGCGGATGCCGTGGAGGATCGGACCCGGTGCGTGCGGGACGCAAACGAGTTCGTCCTCGCCGCCGTCGACGGTGTCCCAGGCGGCTGGGTAACCCGCCTCGGCGGCCGCGAAAACGGACTCGGCGTCGACCTCGCGGGGCGTCCCCCGACGCTCGGGTTCGCGATACGAAATGTGCTCGTACGTCCACTCCTCGAAGGCCACCCAGGCCCCGAGTGCGGCGAGCGCGCCGATCAACCCACGGCCGTTGCCCGCCTCCAGAGTGTCGTACCCGAAGCGCTCGATCAACTCGCGGGCGTCGGCGACGTCGTGGAAGTCCCGGACGGCCTCGCGGGCGAACTCGACGACGGCTTCGGGGATCTCTACCGCCGATTCGTCTGTGAGGACGACGCCGGGGTTCGTGCGTGGGTCGTCGGTCTCGGCCAGCGGGAGTTCCGCGCGGACGATTTCTCGGGCAACATCGACGGGGGCATCGGTGTGGATCGACAGGGCGGCGTTGCCCCGGGTCTTGTGCTCGACGGCGGGGTTCAGCCGGACGAGCAGTCGCCGATCGACCGTCCAGTCGTCCGCAGCCGCCAGTCGGTCGGCGATCCGGGCCGCGAGGTACGTGGTGCACATCCCCGCCTCCCGGGAGTCCGTGTCGTCGAGGCCGATGACTGTCACGGTCGAGCGTACCCGACCGGGGAACTAACGGGTTTCGGCTGACGGGGCGAGTCCGCAAGCGCACGTCGGGGCGAGGGCGTCGAGCAACTCTAGTTCAAATGCGAAAAACGGGAGAAGACGCCGTCTTAGACCGGCGGAACGCATTTATAGCAGGATCACATTACATATAGTAGCGAATCTATGTCACGATCGGCACTGGTCGGCAACGTCATCGCCATGCTCGAGGACGCCGGGTTCCTCGTCAGCGACCGGTGTGCGATTCGGCCCAAGAGTTTCGACGTCGCGGCTCGCCGGGGCGAGGACACTATTTTAGTGAAGATCCTCGGCAACATCGACGCCTTCGACGGCGTCACCGGCGCGGAGATGCGACGCCTCGGGGAGTATCTGAACGCGACACCGCTGGTGATCGGCCTCCGGACGCGCGACGAGGAACTCAAACCGGGCGTCGTCTACTTCCGTCACGGCGTCCCCGTCTTCAGCCCGGACACCGCGATGGACTACTTCCTCGAGGGCGTCCCGCCGCTCATCTACGCCGCACCGGGCGGGCTGTACGTCAACATCGACAGCGACGTGCTCGCCGACGCCCGCGAGGAGCGCGACTGGAGTCTGGGCAAACTCGCCAACGAACTCGGCGTCTCCCGACGGACCGTCTCGAAGTACGAGAACGGGATGGACGCAAGCGTCGAGGTGGCCGCCGCACTCGACGACCTCTTCGAGGAGCCACTCACGTCGCCGGTCAACGTCCTCGAGGAGGGCGAAGACGTCCGCGAGGACGACTCGATGCCCGAAGAACCCGAGGTCGATCCCGACGACGAACGGATCGTGACGGTGTTGACCCGCGTCGGGTTCGACGTCCACCCGACCAACCGCGCACCCTTCAAGACCGTCAGCGAGAACGAGGGCGTGGAGGACCGCGTCTTCACGGGCCACTCCGAGCTCAACGAGGCCGCCAGAAAGCGCGCCCGGATCATGGCCTCCGTGGGTCGAGTCACCCGGACCCGATCGGTCTACGTCGTCGAACGCGCGACCAGAGACTCCCTGGAGGGGACGGCGCTCGTCGAGGAGAGCGAGATGGACGACATCGAGGTCGCCGAGGACCTCCGGGAATTGATCCGCGAGCGAGGCGAGGAGCCCGCCTGACACCGCGACAGCCGATTTACTCGGTCGCCAAGACGAACCGGAACGCACTACCCGCTGGTTCTCCCAGAGGGTCGTATGCCCGGCGACCTGACGATCTACGACGACCGCCTCGCCCGCCAGATGGACGCCGGCGGGTTCGTCCTCGCGGTCGTGACGGCGACCAAGCCCGACTTCTACAAACAGGCCCCCGTCGTGACGGCCGCCCGCGAGGCCGGCGTCCCCACGTTCGTCCTCCACACCGGCCAGCACTACGACGACGTCCTCGGCCACGGCCTCGCCGAGTACGGCATCGAGGACCGCGTCGCCGTCGACCTCTCGATCCGCGGCAGCCTCTCGGAGAAGACCGCGCAGGTCCACCGCCGGATCGACGAGTTGACCGACCACCTCGCCGAGAACTGGCCCGATACCACGGTCCTGCCGATCGTTCACGGCGACACCCACGCTGCCGGGATCGTCCCCCAGGCCTGGCTGTTCGCCACCAACCAGGCCGTCGCCCACAACGAGGCCGGCCTTCGGGGAATGTCCCCGGACTTCGAGAATCACGCCGACCCCGAGGCCTTCGTCGAGGCCCAGTGGTCGGGCGAGTGGTCGATCAACCGCGCCGAACCCTTCCCCGAGCAGTACGACACCTTCGTCGGCTCCGCTGGCTCGATCTATCAGTTCGCCCCCGTTTCACTCAACCGCGAACATCTCGAAAACGAGGGCTACCCCGCCGACGTCGACGGCGAGCAGCGCATTCCCGTGGTCGGCAACAGCGTCGTCGACGCCATCGAGATGAAGCGCGACGCCGATCTCGAAGAGAGCATCTTCGACATCTATCCCGTCCTCGAGGAGCGCGACGACTGGATCCGGGTGGACATCCACCGCCGGGCGAACCTGCTTCCCGACCGGTTCGAAGCCATCGTCGAGGGCGTCATCGGCCTGGTCGAGGCCGGCTACAACGTCAACTTCGTCGAGCTGACCGCGACCGAACAGGCCCTCAAAGAGTACGGCTATCGCGAGAAACTGCTCGAACTCGACGAGAATCGGGAGAACTTCCTCTTTACCGGCCTCTGGAAGAAACACGCCCACGTCTACGAGTTTCTCACCTCGGGGCAGTGTTTCGCGGAGTTCACCGACTCCGGCAGCATGCAGGAGGAACTCAACTACATCGACGAGGCGATCTGCCTGACGGCGCGGTTCAACACCGACCGCCCGGAGACGGTCTTCGAGGCGAAGACGAACCTCCTCGTCCCGCCCGTCGACGGCGAGTACGTCACCGAGATGATCGAGTACGTCGCCGAGACCGACGCCGTCCGCGAGGAGATCCAGACCGGGCCGAACCTCTACGGCGGCAACGTCGGCGAGTCGATCGTGGAGTTCCTCCAGGAGAAGCGCGAGGCGTCGACGTTCGACTGGGCCCACGACCGCGTCGGCTTCTCGACGAGCGATCAGGACTTCGAGTACCTCTAAGCGACGGCGGCGATCGACCCCTCGCGACCGTGGATTTGGCCCCGGGTGGCCCCGAACCTTATCCAGTTGGGCCGACATAAATGTGTATGGGAGTCACCCAGCCCACCAACGACCTCGCGGCCACGCTCGATGACGGCGGCGTCGCCCTCGGCGTTCTCGATAGCGCGTACAGCCCCCGGCTCGTGGAGTTCTACGGCGACCTCGGCGTCGACTTCGTCTGGCTGGATCTCGAACACGGCGGCCCGGATCCCTGGGACGGCGGCCGTATCGAGAACCTGTTGCGGGCCGGCGAACGGACTGGCGTGGAGTTGCTCGTCCGACTGCCCGATACCGACCCGACGCTCGTCCGCAAGGCACTGGATCTCGGCGTCCGGAACGTCTTCCTCCCGCGGGTCGAGACCGCGGCGGCGGTCGAGGCGGCGGTGCGATCCGGTCGCTTCCGCTACGACGGCGACCCCGGCGATCGCGGGCTGGCGGCCCCGCGGGCCAGTCGCTGGGGAACGGCTGCCGAGTACGTCACGACCGAGGACGAGCAGACGCTGGTCGGGACGACGATCGAGACCGCGGCCGCCGTCGAGAACATCGACGATATCCTCGCAGTCCCGGAACTCGGCTTCGTGTTCATCGGGCCGTTCGACCTCTCGGTCTCGCTTGGCCACCCCGGCGAGATCGACCATCCGGACGTCCAGGAGGCCGTCGAGACGGTCCGTTCGAAGGCACTCGAGGCGGACGTGCCAGTCGCTGGACTCGGGTTCGGCATGGACGACGTGGCCGAGAAGGCCGAGGCGGGCTACCAGCTCCTCAACCTCGGGAGCACGACCGGTGCACTGAACCAGGTGGTCTCGAAGTGGCTCGAAGACTTCGAGGACGGCCGCTCGTAGGCCGTCGCTCCTGAAGCACTGTGCGAAACGCCCCCGGCGGAATCAGGCGCCGCTACCGTAGGTCTCTTCTAAGTATTCGACGATGTCGTCGCTCTCGGGCATCCCCTCGATCCCGTGGTCCTCGTCGACCAAGACAGGGACGCCCGTCTGGCCGCTGATCTCTTTGACTTCCTCGCGGGCACGCTTGCTCGCTGGAACCTCGTGAGATTCGTATTCGAGGCCGAGGTCCTCAAGTTTCTGCCGGACTTTCGCACAGAACGGACAGCCAGTGAGTTCGTAGAGTTCGATCGTGCTCATCAGTCCTGTACACGACTGGCGACTACAAGAGCGCGACGGTCCCAACGAGGGCTACCGCGAGCTATGACGAAGAGTCGCAGTGCGAACCTCGATCAGAGTGCGCCCTGCAGGACGCCGCCAGTCCGGACGACGAAGTACAGTACGAACGCGCCGGCGAGCACCCACTGCCCGAGACGGACGTCGTCGAACTCGCCCTGTGCAGTCTTCAAAATCGGGAAGGAGACGATCCCGGCCGCGATCCCGTACGCGATCGAGTACGTCAACGGCATCACGATGATGGTCAGCCCCCCGGCCGTCGCGTGAGCGAAGTCGTCCCACTGGATCTCGGTCACGTTCCGGAGCATCAGGACGGCGACGATGACCAGCGCGATGTGGGAGGCGAACTGTGGGACGGCAGTCGCGAGTGGCACGAAGATCAGCGAGACCAGGAACAGCACGCTGATGACGAGGGCAGTCATACCGGTCCGGCCGCCCTCCTCGACGCCGGTCGCGGACTCGACGAACGTCGTCACCGTCGAGGTCCCCAGAATTGCGCCGGCGGTCGTCCCGACGGCGTCGGCCATCAGCGGCTTGTCGATGTCCGGGAAGTTGCCGTCCTCGTCGAGGAAGCCACCGGCCTGGCCGACGCCGACGAGCGTCCCCGCGGTGTCGAAGAAGTCGACGAAGAAGAACGTGAAGACGATCAACGCGAACGCGAACCCGTCGACCTGGCCGAACCCGTCGGCGAACGCCCCGACGAGTGGCGAAATGTCGTACTGCGCGCCGGTGAAGTTCGCGGGCACGAACGCCCCGCTCTGGACGAAGTTGCCGGCCAAGATTCCCGTATCGACGACCCCGGCGAACGTCAGGGCGATCCCGGCGAGCGTCGTCGTGACGATGCCGAGGATGATCGAGCCACGGATCCCCCGAGCGTACAGCCCGAAGGTGAAAAACAGGCCCAGGACCGACAGGACGGCGACGGGACTCTGGGCGACCTCCCCGAGCGTGACCAGCGTCGCCGGGTCGTCGACGACGATCCCCATCGCCTGCAACCCGATGATCGCGAGGAACAGTCCGATCCCGGTGCCGACCCCCCGTTTGACCGGTTCCGGAAACAGTCTGATGACGTACTTGCGCGCGCCGACCAGCGTGAGGAGGACGAAGACGATCCCCTCGACGAAGATCGCAGCCAGCGCCGTCTGCCACGGCACGCCCAGCACGCCCACGACAGTGATCGAGAAGAAGGCGTTCAACCCGAGTCCGGGTGCCAACCCGAACGGGAGATTGGCATAGAACGCCATCACGAGCAGGGCAACGATCGACGCCAGGATCGTGATGACCGCGAGCATCTGAAAGACCTGATCCGGCGTGTACCCCGGGATGGCGATGCCACCGGGAACGTTGTCCTCCGGATACGCCGTCAGAATGTCGGCGTTGACGACCACGATGTAACTCATCGCGAGGAACGTCGTGATCCCCGCGAGGATCTCGGTCTGGAGGTCCGTCCCGTGCTCCTCGAATCCAAAGTACTCGGCGAGTGTGTCTGTTACCGCCATGTGTCTACCACATTCGACTACCTTGCACAGAAGCGACTTAATGTTTTATAAACTTCCGGAATTGGTATTCACGTTCGTGGATACCCTTCCGGCTCGCCGGCGTCCGAAAGCGTCGTGAACGCGACGACAGGAGCGTCAGTCGACTGCCGGACCGAAGCGAGTCCGTCCTCGCCGACGGCGATCAGCGTGAAGACGCCGGAGACCGTCGCGCCGGCACGATCGGCGAGTTCGAGGAGGAGTGCCTGGGTGTTGCCAGAGCGGACGAAGTCGTCGACCAGCAGGACGTCGTCACCGTCTTCGAGCGCACTCGCGGGCAACGAGTAGGTGATCTCGATCCCGGGAGTGAGTCGCTGGCGCGCCTCTACGAACTCGGAGACGCCGGTCTCGCGGGACTTCTTGGCGTAAGCGACCGGAACGTCGAAGTGGCGCGCCATCGCGCCCGCGATCGTGATCCCGTCGGTTGCAGCGGTAAGGACGACGTCGGGACGCTCGAGTTCGAAGGTCTCGGCGGCGACGCCGGCGACCAGATCCAGCAGCGACTGGTCGAAGACGACGGCCGTATTGTCGACGTACCCCTCCTCGTCACGGTCGATCCGGGACTCGATCTCGGCGGCGAGTGTCTCCCGGCCCAGGTCGTCGACGATCTCCCGGGCGCGCTCGACACCCGGCAGGACGTGGCCGTTGACGTACCGATTGAGGTCACTCGCCGACAGGCCGGTCACGTCGGCAAGTTCGTCGTACGTCCGACGGGACTTGAGCCGTCGAAGAACCGAGACAGCCCGCAACTGGAGGGTAGTCTTCTCGAGGCGCTTCATGACTCCCACGTGTCACGACACGACCGTGAATATTTCGAAAGCGGTGACAGAGGATATATACAGTATCGCGGAATCGGTCGGCGCGATCGGCGGTACTCAGTCGGCAGAATCGGTCGGCGCGATCGGCAGCACTCAGTCGGCGCAATTGGCCGCGATCAGTCGGCGCGATCGGCGTCCGCGAGCAGTTCCTCGGCAGTCACCAGCGACTGGAGTTCGATATCGTGTTCGGCCAGGTTCTCGCGGGCCCCCTCCTGTCGGTCGACGACCACGAGAACGCGATCGACGACCGCACCGGCCTCCCGAAGGGCCGCCACGGCGTCGATTGCGCTCTGGCCGGTCGTGGCGATATCCTCCAGGACGACGACTTCCTCACCCTCGTCGAGTTCGCCCTCGATCAAGTTGGCCGTTCCGTAGTCCTTCTGTCGTTTGCGGACGATCACGTAGGGCGTGTCGGTCTCGGCGCTGGTGACGGCCACCAGCGGGACCGCGCCCAGCGCGACGCCGGCGAGTTTCGTCCCGTCGAGTCGAGCGGCGAACTCCTCGGCGATCAAGCGGAGGCAAGTGGGGTCAGTCTCGAAGACGTACTTGTCGACGTAGTAGTCACTCGTGCCGCCGTGGGAGAGTTCGAACTCGCCGTAGCGGACGGCGTCGGCGTCACGGAGCGCGTCGATGAGTTCCTGGGAAGCCATATCGGCGTCTGCGTTGCGGTCGGGGTAATAGCCATCGGAATCCGACGCTGTCTGCTCGAGTGGAACGGGAAGCCGTCACTCGAGTTGCTGACGGATGGCCCTGACTTCTTCGAGAAGTGCGTCCAGGGTCGCTTCGTCGGGCCTCCCGGTCGTCGGTTCACC
Coding sequences within:
- a CDS encoding glutaredoxin family protein — protein: MSTIELYELTGCPFCAKVRQKLEDLGLEYESHEVPASKRAREEVKEISGQTGVPVLVDEDHGIEGMPESDDIVEYLEETYGSGA
- a CDS encoding HpcH/HpaI aldolase family protein, with amino-acid sequence MGVTQPTNDLAATLDDGGVALGVLDSAYSPRLVEFYGDLGVDFVWLDLEHGGPDPWDGGRIENLLRAGERTGVELLVRLPDTDPTLVRKALDLGVRNVFLPRVETAAAVEAAVRSGRFRYDGDPGDRGLAAPRASRWGTAAEYVTTEDEQTLVGTTIETAAAVENIDDILAVPELGFVFIGPFDLSVSLGHPGEIDHPDVQEAVETVRSKALEADVPVAGLGFGMDDVAEKAEAGYQLLNLGSTTGALNQVVSKWLEDFEDGRS
- a CDS encoding NCS2 family permease, with the translated sequence MAVTDTLAEYFGFEEHGTDLQTEILAGITTFLAMSYIVVVNADILTAYPEDNVPGGIAIPGYTPDQVFQMLAVITILASIVALLVMAFYANLPFGLAPGLGLNAFFSITVVGVLGVPWQTALAAIFVEGIVFVLLTLVGARKYVIRLFPEPVKRGVGTGIGLFLAIIGLQAMGIVVDDPATLVTLGEVAQSPVAVLSVLGLFFTFGLYARGIRGSIILGIVTTTLAGIALTFAGVVDTGILAGNFVQSGAFVPANFTGAQYDISPLVGAFADGFGQVDGFAFALIVFTFFFVDFFDTAGTLVGVGQAGGFLDEDGNFPDIDKPLMADAVGTTAGAILGTSTVTTFVESATGVEEGGRTGMTALVISVLFLVSLIFVPLATAVPQFASHIALVIVAVLMLRNVTEIQWDDFAHATAGGLTIIVMPLTYSIAYGIAAGIVSFPILKTAQGEFDDVRLGQWVLAGAFVLYFVVRTGGVLQGAL
- a CDS encoding UDP-N-acetyl glucosamine 2-epimerase; translation: MPGDLTIYDDRLARQMDAGGFVLAVVTATKPDFYKQAPVVTAAREAGVPTFVLHTGQHYDDVLGHGLAEYGIEDRVAVDLSIRGSLSEKTAQVHRRIDELTDHLAENWPDTTVLPIVHGDTHAAGIVPQAWLFATNQAVAHNEAGLRGMSPDFENHADPEAFVEAQWSGEWSINRAEPFPEQYDTFVGSAGSIYQFAPVSLNREHLENEGYPADVDGEQRIPVVGNSVVDAIEMKRDADLEESIFDIYPVLEERDDWIRVDIHRRANLLPDRFEAIVEGVIGLVEAGYNVNFVELTATEQALKEYGYREKLLELDENRENFLFTGLWKKHAHVYEFLTSGQCFAEFTDSGSMQEELNYIDEAICLTARFNTDRPETVFEAKTNLLVPPVDGEYVTEMIEYVAETDAVREEIQTGPNLYGGNVGESIVEFLQEKREASTFDWAHDRVGFSTSDQDFEYL
- a CDS encoding tRNA(Ile)(2)-agmatinylcytidine synthase; the protein is MTVIGLDDTDSREAGMCTTYLAARIADRLAAADDWTVDRRLLVRLNPAVEHKTRGNAALSIHTDAPVDVAREIVRAELPLAETDDPRTNPGVVLTDESAVEIPEAVVEFAREAVRDFHDVADARELIERFGYDTLEAGNGRGLIGALAALGAWVAFEEWTYEHISYREPERRGTPREVDAESVFAAAEAGYPAAWDTVDGGEDELVCVPHAPGPILHGIRGDASAVVREVAAGIESEPIERTSLFVTNQGTDAHLREGTLGIVRDGRAYRVTGTVTEPPETREGGHVFLTVAGEGGEELPCAAFEPTKRFRDRVRALRVGDRVTVGGEVGDGTLKLEKFAVRDLVRAERVTPTCPDCGRTMESAGRDQGYRCRECGTTTAGKAEREIDRDLEVGWYEVPPCARRHIAKPLVRGGFDAPVHPER
- the pyrE gene encoding orotate phosphoribosyltransferase; this translates as MASQELIDALRDADAVRYGEFELSHGGTSDYYVDKYVFETDPTCLRLIAEEFAARLDGTKLAGVALGAVPLVAVTSAETDTPYVIVRKRQKDYGTANLIEGELDEGEEVVVLEDIATTGQSAIDAVAALREAGAVVDRVLVVVDRQEGARENLAEHDIELQSLVTAEELLADADRAD
- a CDS encoding phosphoribosyltransferase family protein; translated protein: MKRLEKTTLQLRAVSVLRRLKSRRTYDELADVTGLSASDLNRYVNGHVLPGVERAREIVDDLGRETLAAEIESRIDRDEEGYVDNTAVVFDQSLLDLVAGVAAETFELERPDVVLTAATDGITIAGAMARHFDVPVAYAKKSRETGVSEFVEARQRLTPGIEITYSLPASALEDGDDVLLVDDFVRSGNTQALLLELADRAGATVSGVFTLIAVGEDGLASVRQSTDAPVVAFTTLSDAGEPEGYPRT
- a CDS encoding transcriptional regulator is translated as MSRSALVGNVIAMLEDAGFLVSDRCAIRPKSFDVAARRGEDTILVKILGNIDAFDGVTGAEMRRLGEYLNATPLVIGLRTRDEELKPGVVYFRHGVPVFSPDTAMDYFLEGVPPLIYAAPGGLYVNIDSDVLADAREERDWSLGKLANELGVSRRTVSKYENGMDASVEVAAALDDLFEEPLTSPVNVLEEGEDVREDDSMPEEPEVDPDDERIVTVLTRVGFDVHPTNRAPFKTVSENEGVEDRVFTGHSELNEAARKRARIMASVGRVTRTRSVYVVERATRDSLEGTALVEESEMDDIEVAEDLRELIRERGEEPA